One region of Triticum aestivum cultivar Chinese Spring chromosome 6B, IWGSC CS RefSeq v2.1, whole genome shotgun sequence genomic DNA includes:
- the LOC123135708 gene encoding disease resistance protein RGA2: MTMVLDAFASYLQNMLTEMVSEEVHMLLGVTNEIKKMDVKLKDLKNFLADADRRNITDESVQEWVAQLKRAMYEATDILDLCQLKAMERGPSPADVGCFNPLLFCMRNPSHAHDIGTRIKALNQNLDAIKERSSALSFIPLGSSEDHSSKIHGSHSGDTRRETSGEFDQSGVVGEKIEQDTKKLVETMLTEKEGNTNIMVVAIVGVGGIGKTTLAQKVFNDEALNAEFEKPIWLSINKDFDKVELLRTIITQAGGVVHGGEKALAVLQPILATTLKGKKLFLVLDDVWNHRAWDDVLKTSLANVVARGSRVLVTTRDETVARRMKAVLPYHHVDKLEEEDGWLLLKKQILSSEIDDRDIDMLKDIGVQIVAKCDGLPLAVKVMGGVLCQKDRKHREWEMVLNDSIWSISGLPEELNHAVYLSYEDLPSCAKQCFLHYSLLPKTTVFRCNEITGMWLSEGFLHGTSDDLEELGSKYYKELILRNLIEPNTNYVDQVVCNMHDVVRSFAQFVARDEALAAHSGETSIVGKLSAHDFLRLSLESKALESDRLNWSSLQAQKALRVLMSVGYIDIKPGDSLVHFPCLRTLHIDSANVVALLESLHELKHLRYLSLKNTNISSLPDSIGKMKFLQYISLQECKQFVKLPHSFVKLGPLRYLNFIATSIEGIPRGFHALTNLRVLVGFPAHVDGDWCSLEELGSLSQLNHLELDRLDNITASSSAAKAKLADKVHLTILYLNCGSILGDDGLIKEEDGVSDKEQQQIEKVFDELCPPPRLEDLEIKGYFGRWLPRWMMSSSVMPLKSLRIMFITDLACCTQLPDGLCQLPYLEFIQINRAPAIKRVGTEFIQSYNHHSPRPFQMVAAFPKLHELYFIGMVEWEEWEWEEQMQAFPVLQKLMLQRCKLKCLPPVLASQARALNKLSIYRVHSLISLENFPSLVDLELDENLDLEMITNLPRLQKLTIENCPKLKVLEGVPALHRLVLAYNDMETIPKYMGGINPRHLELYCSLALLVSVAAGQSSPEWDKFSHVEHVKAYAREGGNSRKWYVLYAADPYNLETNVSRSFMSRGTLTSFEDTQQFGYVFKMTRKTFSYICSLVMKPSMEDMNNYTFVDGRVLSLEDRVAVALRRLQSSELPESIGSSLGVSESTLLLVTESFIVAVDKRAGHHSRWPDSSEMDKVKSMFEKIHNMHNCCGVICTTHIPFGQCWDREKNETILVQLVIDPAMRFRTIWWGRISSMDQSSILHESYFFKECEKGARLNGSKLKVGLDGPEVGEYIIGDAGYPLLPWLLTPYQEEDLSYSKAEFNSRHNAATTCAQKALARFRDTWTYLQGETSCPVNQKTIVATIHACCYLHNIIIDMEDDAAMPSVKKPDYSGEVRQLANEDAGRARDMLAQYFSTTMSSKSGVGLVDVEEDDEVAATGLGDENKEQEAETTAAEEERQC; this comes from the exons ATGACGATGGTCCTGGATGCCTTCGCATCCTACTTGCAAAACATGCTCACGGAGATGGTGAGTGAAGAGGTGCACATGCTGCTTGGAGTCACAAATGAGATCAAGAAGATGGACGTCAAGCTTAAGGACCTCAAGAACTTCCTCGCCGACGCTGACCGGAGAAACATcaccgacgagagtgtgcaagagTGGGTGGCCCAGCTCAAGCGTGCCATGTATGAAGCAACAGATATCCTTGACCTCTGTCAGCTCAAGGCCATGGAGCGCGGTCCATCCCCTGCAGATGTGGGGTGCTTCAATCCCTTGCTCTTCTGCATGCGGAATCCCTCCCATGCCCATGACATCGGCACCCGCATCAAGGCGCTCAACCAGAATCTTGATGCCATCAAGGAGCGAAGCTCTGCTTTGAGCTTCATACCACTTGGTTCCTCTGAAGATCATAGCAGCAAGATCCATGGCTCTCATTCCGGTGATACCAGGCGTGAGACGTCAGGGGAGTTTGATCAGTCGGGTGTAGTCGGAGAGAAGATCGAACAAGATACAAAAAAGCTGGTTGAGACCATGCTAACTGAAAAGGAGGGCAACACCAACATCATGGTGGTCGCCATTGTTGGTGTCGGCGGAATTGGCAAGACCACTCTTGCGCAaaaggtcttcaatgatgaagcctTGAATGCTGAGTTCGAGAAGCCGATATGGTTGAGCATCAACAAGGACTTTGACAAGGTTGAGTTGCTTAGGACAATCATCACGCAAGCCGGGGGAGTAGTACATGGGGGTGAAAAGGCGTTGGCTGTGCTTCAGCCAATCCTTGCCACTACCTTGAAAGGGAAGAAGCTATTCCTGGTGCTAGATGATGTTTGGAACCATAGAGCATGGGATGATGTGCTTAAAACATCATTGGCTAATGTTGTGGCTCGTGGTAGCCGAGTCCTCGTCACTACTAGAGATGAAACAGTAGCTCGAAGGATGAAAGCTGTGCTTCCCTACCACCACGTGGACAAATTAGAGGAGGAGGATGGCTGGTTATTGCTGAAGAAACAG ATATTATCAAGTGAGATTGATGACCGTGACATTGATATGCTCAAGGATATTGGAGTGCAAATTGTAGCAAAATGTGATGGTTTGCCTCTTGCTGTCAAAGTAATGGGAGGAGTCTTGTGTCAGAAGGACAGAAAACACCGTGAGTGGGAGATGGTTCTGAATGATTCTATATGGTCAATATCTGGACTGCCCGAAGAGCTGAACCATGCAGTATATTTAAGCTATGAAGATTTACCTTCTTGTGCCAAACAATGCTTTCTACACTACTCCCTTCTCCCTAAAACCACAGTGTTCCGTTGCAATGAAATCACTGGCATGTGGCTTAGTGAAGGATTTCTTCACGGAACTTCCGATGACTTGGAAGAACTAGGAAGCAAGTACTATAAGGAGCTGATACTGAGGAATCTTATAGAGCCAAATACAAATTATGTTGATCAAGTTGTTTGCAACATGCATGATGTTGTTCGCTCATTTGCTCAATTTGTTGCTAGAGATGAGGCACTAGCAGCTCACAGTGGAGAAACTAGTATTGTTGGTAAACTTAGTGCACATGATTTTCTTCGGTTATCTCTAGAAAGCAAAGCATTGGAATCAGATAGGTTAAACTGGAGTTCCCTGCAAGCACAAAAGGCATTGAGGGTACTAATGTCAGTTGGGTATATAGATATCAAGCCTGGTGATTCGTTGGTTCATTTTCCATGTCTACGAACTTTACATATCGATTCTGCAAATGTTGTAGCTTTGCTTGAATCTTTGCATGAACTCAAGCACCTGAGGTACTTGTCCTTAAAGAACACTAATATATCTAGTCTGCCTGATAGCATTGGAAAGATGAAATTCTTGCAGTACATTAGCCTTCAAGAATGCAAACAATTTGTGAAACTTCCGCATAGCTTTGTAAAGTTAGGGCCGCTAAGGTACCTTAACTTCATTGCAACAAGCATAGAAGGCATACCTAGGGGGTTTCATGCTCTAACGAACTTGAGGGTATTAGTTGGGTTTCCAGCCCATGTGGATGGTGATTGGTGTAGTTTGGAAGAGTTGGGTTCTCTTTCTCAGCTCAATCATCTTGAATTGGACAGATTGGATAATATAACTGCTTCCTCATCTGCAGCAAAGGCAAAGCTTGCCGACAAGGTGCATCTTACTATTCTATACTTAAATTGTGGTAGTATATTGGGAGATGATGGGCTGATTAAAGAGGAAGATGGTGTCTCCGATAAAGAGCAACAACAGATCGAGAAGGTGTTCGATGAGCTCTGCCCTCCACCCAGGTTAGAAGATCTTGAGATCAAAGGATATTTTGGCCGATGGCTCCCAAGGTGGATGATGTCATCATCAGTTATGCCCCTCAAGAGCTTGAGGATTATGTTCATTACTGACCTGGCTTGCTGCACACAACTTCCTGATGGCCTTTGTCAGCTCCCTTATTTGGAGTTCATTCAGATCAATCGTGCTCCAGCCATCAAGCGTGTTGGAACTGAATTCATACAATCCTACAATCACCACAGTCCCCGTCCTTTCCAGATGGTGGCTGCATTTCCGAAATTGCATGAGTTGTATTTTATAGGAATGGTGGAATGGGAGGAGTGGGAGTGGGAGGAGCAAATGCAAGCCTTTCCTGTCTTGCAGAAACTTATGCTACAGCGCTGCAAATTGAAGTGTCTTCCTCCTGTACTTGCCTCCCAGGCAAGGGCTTTGAATAAATTATCCATATACCGTGTCCACAGTCTCATCTCTCTAGAGAACTTTCCATCTCTGGTTGACCTGGAACTAGATGAAAACCTTGACCTGGAGATGATCACTAATCTTCCAAGACTGCAGAAGCTTACCATTGAAAACTGCCCAAAGCTGAAGGTGTTGGAGGGCGTTCCTGCACTCCATAGGCTCGTTCTTGCGTATAACGACATGGAAACAATCCCAAAATACATGGGAGGTATAAACCCAAGGCATTTGGAGCTATACTGCAGCCTAGCACTGCTCGTTTCCGTAGCTGCGGGACAATCTAGCCCTGAGTGGGACAAGTTCAGCCATGTTGAGCATGTCAAGGCATATGCACGCGAAGGAGGTAATTCAAGGAAATGGTATGTCTTGTACGCAGCTGATCCCTACAATTTGGAGACAAATGTCAGCCGTTCTTTCATGTCCAGAG GAACCTTAACCTCCTTTGAGGACACACAACAATTTGGGTATGTCTTCAAAATGACAAGAAAAACATTTAGCTACATCTGCAGCTTGGTTATGAAGCCGTCAATGGAAGATATGAACAACTACACATTTGTTGACGGGAGGGTACTTTCTTTAGAAGATCGAGTGGCCGTTGCTCTGAGAAGGTTGCAATCTAGTGAGCTACCGGAGTCCATAGGGTCCTCCCTTGGTGTGAGCGAGTCAACTCTCTTGTTGGTAACCGAGAGCTTCATTGTGGCTGTGGACAAGAGAGCAGGGCACCATTCGCGCTGGCCAGACTCCAGCGAAATGGATAAGGTCAAATCCATGTTTGAAAAGATCCACAATATGCATAACTGCTGCGGTGTTATATGTACAACTCACATCCCATTTGGACAATGCTGGGACCGTGAGAAGAATGAAACCATCCTAGTACAACTCGTCATTGATCCAGCGATGAGGTTCAGGACCATTTGGTGGGGACGGATAAGCAGCATGGACCAGTCAAGCATTTTGCATGAATCTTATTTTTTCAAGGAGTGTGAGAAGGGTGCTCGGCTGAATGGCAGCAAGTTGAAGGTTGGATTAGATGGACCAGAAGTCGGGGAATACATAATTGGTGATGCAGGATACCCGCTTCTCCCATGGCTACTCACACCTTACCAGGAAGAAGACCTCTCATATTCCAAAGCAGAGTTCAATAGTAGACACAACGCAGCCACAACCTGCGCTCAGAAGGCGCTGGCAAGGTTCAGAGACACATGGACGTACCTGCAGGGAGAGACGTCGTGCCCTGTCAATCAGAAAACTATAGTTGCCACAATCCATGCCTGCTGCTACTTGCATAATATAATCATTGATATGGAAGATGATGCAGCCATGCCGAGTGTTAAGAAGCCGGATTACAGTGGGGAAGTGCGCCAGTTAGCAAATGAGGATGCCGGCAGAGCAAGGGATATGCTGGCGCAATACTTCTCGACCACCATGTCATCCAAATCAGGAG TCGGCTTGGTGGATGTAGAGGAGGACGATGAAGTGGCTGCAACAGGCTTAGGGGATGAAAACAAGGAACAAGAAGCAGAGAcaacggcagcagaggaagagaggCAATGTTAG